Proteins from a single region of Candidatus Limnocylindrales bacterium:
- a CDS encoding mandelate racemase/muconate lactonizing enzyme family protein, producing MPDATAETPMRFRGRIVDAEVLRSEVPLRKPLQGRDRVVRARSVRVLRLRSDDGTCGLGEASAVTWLSAERTDRTDSQLDTLVRSICTGKPLAEDLAASSFVQASASAVRSSLATALVDIEARRSGLSVARLLGACADRCRLPVSALLAAAAPVAMASEASRLAARGFDCFKIKIGADDLELDVRRVSAVRAAIGPLASIRLDANGAWGVGEAAHALDRLAGSRPELVEEPLRDAACVAELERSSLVALDESIVKIRDLERAIGRGGFRVLVLKLERVGGPLAAIAMAAVAERAGIDVVVTDSIEGPVGRAAALHVAAAVADRSGKAASAIGLGGLFFLDDGDAATAAADVRGPGLGVDVA from the coding sequence ATGCCGGATGCCACCGCGGAAACGCCGATGCGGTTTCGCGGCCGCATCGTCGATGCCGAGGTCCTGCGCAGCGAAGTGCCGCTTCGAAAGCCTCTGCAAGGTCGCGACCGCGTCGTGCGGGCACGGTCCGTCCGTGTGCTGCGGCTGCGCAGCGACGACGGCACCTGCGGGCTCGGCGAGGCCAGCGCCGTGACGTGGCTGTCGGCCGAACGCACCGACCGGACCGATTCGCAGCTCGACACACTGGTCCGCAGCATCTGCACCGGCAAGCCGCTCGCCGAAGACCTCGCGGCGAGCAGTTTCGTGCAGGCGAGCGCGTCGGCGGTGCGGTCGTCGCTCGCGACGGCACTCGTCGATATCGAAGCGCGGCGCTCGGGCCTGAGCGTGGCGCGTCTGCTCGGCGCTTGCGCGGATCGATGCCGGCTGCCGGTCAGCGCGCTGCTCGCTGCGGCCGCGCCGGTTGCGATGGCGAGCGAAGCTTCGCGCCTTGCTGCGCGCGGTTTCGATTGTTTCAAGATCAAGATCGGAGCGGACGATCTCGAGCTCGACGTGCGCCGTGTCAGCGCTGTGCGCGCTGCAATCGGCCCGCTCGCGTCGATCCGCCTCGATGCCAACGGCGCGTGGGGCGTGGGCGAAGCCGCGCATGCGCTCGATCGACTTGCCGGAAGCAGGCCCGAGCTCGTCGAGGAGCCGCTGCGGGATGCCGCCTGCGTCGCGGAGCTCGAGCGCTCATCGCTCGTCGCGCTCGACGAATCGATCGTGAAGATCCGTGACCTCGAGCGCGCGATCGGGCGGGGTGGTTTCCGCGTGCTCGTTCTCAAGCTCGAGCGCGTCGGAGGGCCGCTCGCCGCAATCGCGATGGCCGCCGTCGCCGAGCGCGCCGGCATCGACGTCGTCGTGACCGATTCGATCGAAGGGCCGGTCGGCCGCGCGGCGGCGCTTCACGTGGCAGCGGCGGTCGCCGACCGCAGCGGCAAGGCGGCCTCTGCGATCGGTCTCGGCGGTTTGTTCTTTCTCGACGACGGCGACGCGGCAACCGCAGCTGCCGACGTCCGCGGGCCCGGACTCGGCGTCGACGTCGCATGA
- a CDS encoding 1,4-dihydroxy-2-naphthoate polyprenyltransferase — translation MNATRALAGGRARWKHWWLAARPRTLTASIVPIVVGLALAPPRSAGDAWIAAATVLSALAIQVGVNFANDCFDAEAGIDTDARLGPTRAVQAGLISAAEMRRAFVVVLAIAALLGIPLVVRGGMPILVTGVASLVCAWAYAGGPRPLASLGLGDAFVFLFFGVVPVAGTVWLQRLAVDAGALVASVPIALLAAAILAVNNLRDIPTDAAAGKRTLAVRIGDRRTRIEYLLLVAASMAWPLLLLARFGPPMLLPLAAVPLAWRAVNGVRTRHGAALNASLAETARLQLVFGALLAAAIAVSA, via the coding sequence ATGAACGCGACACGCGCACTCGCCGGCGGCCGCGCACGCTGGAAGCACTGGTGGCTCGCCGCGCGGCCGCGCACGCTCACGGCGAGCATCGTGCCGATCGTCGTGGGCCTCGCGCTCGCTCCGCCACGCAGCGCCGGAGATGCATGGATCGCAGCCGCGACCGTGCTGTCGGCGCTTGCGATCCAGGTCGGCGTCAATTTCGCGAACGACTGCTTCGATGCCGAAGCCGGCATCGATACCGACGCGCGGCTCGGGCCGACGCGCGCCGTGCAGGCAGGGCTGATCTCGGCGGCGGAGATGCGACGCGCGTTCGTCGTCGTGCTCGCGATCGCGGCGCTTCTCGGGATTCCACTCGTCGTGCGCGGCGGCATGCCCATTCTCGTGACCGGCGTCGCGTCGCTCGTCTGCGCGTGGGCGTACGCCGGCGGTCCGAGACCGCTCGCATCGCTCGGGCTCGGCGACGCGTTCGTGTTCCTGTTCTTCGGCGTCGTGCCGGTAGCCGGAACGGTCTGGCTGCAGCGGCTTGCCGTCGACGCGGGCGCGCTCGTCGCGTCCGTTCCGATTGCGCTGCTCGCGGCCGCGATCCTTGCGGTCAATAACCTGCGCGACATTCCGACCGATGCTGCGGCCGGCAAGCGGACGCTCGCGGTTCGCATCGGCGACCGCCGGACGCGCATCGAGTACCTGCTGCTGGTCGCGGCATCGATGGCGTGGCCGTTGCTGCTCCTTGCGCGCTTCGGACCGCCGATGCTCCTGCCGCTTGCTGCGGTGCCACTCGCGTGGCGCGCTGTGAACGGCGTTCGCACGCGGCACGGAGCAGCGCTCAACGCATCGCTCGCAGAGACCGCCCGGCTCCAGCTCGTTTTCGGCGCGCTGCTGGCTGCGGCGATCGCAGTGTCCGCGTGA
- the menB gene encoding 1,4-dihydroxy-2-naphthoyl-CoA synthase, translating into MTIAWQTIRPYEDITFAKAEGIGRVAINRPEVHNAFRPQTVMELLDAFARAREDEEIGVIILTGEGGNAFCSGGDQRVRGDQGYVGKDGVPRLNVLDLQRLIRSIPKPVVAMVAGWAIGGGHVLHVVCDLTIAADNARFGQTGPRVGSFDGGLGASYLARIVGQKKAREIWYLCRQYDAAEALAMGLVNTVVPLAELESTTVQWCREMLELSPLALRCLKSSFNAELDGQMGIQELAGNATLMFYMSEEGQEGRNAYVEKRPPDFSKFRRLP; encoded by the coding sequence ATGACCATCGCATGGCAGACCATCCGCCCGTACGAAGACATCACGTTCGCGAAAGCCGAAGGCATCGGCCGCGTCGCGATCAACCGGCCGGAAGTCCACAACGCGTTTCGCCCGCAGACGGTCATGGAGCTGCTGGATGCGTTCGCACGCGCGCGCGAGGACGAAGAGATCGGCGTCATCATCCTGACCGGCGAAGGCGGTAACGCGTTCTGCAGCGGCGGCGACCAGCGCGTGCGCGGCGACCAGGGCTATGTCGGCAAGGACGGCGTGCCGCGGCTGAACGTGCTCGACCTGCAGCGGCTGATCCGCAGCATTCCGAAGCCCGTGGTCGCGATGGTCGCAGGCTGGGCGATCGGCGGCGGTCACGTGCTGCACGTCGTCTGCGACCTGACGATCGCCGCCGACAACGCGCGCTTCGGTCAGACCGGTCCGCGCGTCGGCAGCTTCGACGGCGGCCTCGGCGCGTCTTATCTCGCGCGCATCGTCGGTCAGAAGAAAGCGCGCGAGATCTGGTACCTCTGCCGGCAGTACGATGCCGCCGAAGCGCTCGCGATGGGTCTCGTCAACACCGTCGTTCCGCTCGCCGAGCTCGAGTCGACGACCGTCCAGTGGTGCCGCGAGATGCTCGAGCTGAGCCCGCTCGCGCTTCGCTGCCTCAAGTCGTCGTTCAACGCCGAGCTCGACGGCCAGATGGGAATCCAGGAGCTCGCCGGAAACGCCACGCTGATGTTCTACATGAGCGAGGAAGGCCAGGAGGGTCGCAACGCGTACGTCGAGAAGCGGCCGCCGGATTTCTCGAAGTTCCGGCGCCTGCCGTAG
- the menH gene encoding 2-succinyl-6-hydroxy-2,4-cyclohexadiene-1-carboxylate synthase, whose translation MAETDPQKSQDAGADIPVLMLHGFLGCKDDWHAIASKLQSGRRVAVFDLPGHGPAAEAREDADCSMDSACHRIEAVLEALESTSGHIIGYSMGARIALYFAVTRPGCVASLILESGSLGIEDEAARAARRLEDETRAASLTRGGLEAFVAAWEQHPLFASQAALPDKVRADQRARRLAGDAEALARSIRHAGTGAQHWLGDHVRKITAPVLLIAGALDDAYVAIARAMQPLFAHAHLVIVEGAGHNVHLEKPDEYLAIVDEFLAHHGADAHHHAHGE comes from the coding sequence ATGGCAGAGACCGATCCTCAAAAATCCCAAGATGCCGGCGCCGACATTCCCGTGCTGATGCTGCATGGATTTCTCGGCTGCAAGGATGACTGGCACGCGATCGCGTCGAAGCTCCAGAGCGGTCGGCGCGTGGCGGTGTTCGATCTTCCCGGGCACGGCCCGGCGGCCGAAGCACGCGAAGACGCCGACTGCAGCATGGATTCGGCGTGCCACCGCATCGAAGCGGTCCTCGAAGCGCTCGAATCGACGTCCGGCCACATCATCGGCTACTCGATGGGCGCGCGCATCGCGCTGTACTTCGCCGTCACGCGCCCGGGCTGCGTCGCATCGCTGATCCTCGAAAGCGGATCACTCGGAATCGAAGATGAGGCCGCGCGCGCCGCGCGTCGCCTCGAAGACGAAACCCGCGCGGCCAGCCTCACGCGCGGCGGTCTCGAGGCGTTCGTTGCCGCGTGGGAACAGCACCCGCTGTTCGCATCGCAGGCAGCGCTCCCAGACAAGGTTCGCGCCGACCAGCGCGCGCGCCGCCTGGCCGGCGATGCCGAAGCGCTTGCGCGAAGCATCCGCCATGCCGGAACCGGTGCGCAGCACTGGCTCGGAGATCACGTCCGCAAGATCACGGCGCCGGTGCTGCTGATCGCCGGCGCGCTCGACGATGCCTATGTCGCCATCGCGCGTGCGATGCAGCCGCTTTTCGCGCACGCCCACCTCGTGATCGTCGAGGGCGCCGGCCACAACGTCCACCTCGAAAAGCCCGACGAGTACCTCGCGATCGTCGACGAATTCCTCGCGCATCACGGTGCGGATGCGCACCACCACGCCCATGGAGAATGA
- the menD gene encoding 2-succinyl-5-enolpyruvyl-6-hydroxy-3-cyclohexene-1-carboxylic-acid synthase — protein sequence MSVSLFTARVLVDELLRGGVRDVCIAPGSRSTSLALAMSEQSELRSHVLTDERSMGFFALGIARATAAPVAVVTTSGTAAANLLPAVCESSLGGGALVLLTADRPPELRDCAAPQTIDQCGLFGSHARWSSDVPTLGETVEAARVLRSIASRAIWSARSGAGGPVHLNVPLREPFTDLSFPSRERYPVAARDGGRPFTSVCGRVCPDTGELDAIARVMSTARRGVIVCAGPELPAAEIAALAVRLGWPIVADPMSGLRFGAHDRSHVVDGCEPLLRDESLRAMLLPDCILRFGLTPAPRSLQRWLEDAWPAEHFVVTPDADAWPDPFRAASTVVRSGPREFAAGLSSSLAALAPVAGGVAIDDGGRSEWLERWRSLSRIASAALDHAFVRESVLFDGVVLRSVVSVLSEAAAKTGGANLVIGNSMPVRDADAFVVSSGVRLRVHASRGASGIDGVLSTALGIAAASSDPTVLVIGDVSLLHDAAALAFGARERIPLLVVVVNNDGGGIFSFLPLREQLEASSDRTGVFERMFTTPHGTDFERVSGLGAQFFERVTTRDALDASLARGVAAAACGPALVEVRTDGDAGRTAHLAIVSSVQRAALEELERAARTCTSDRQPGPSRCNDANTGTVPFPAGE from the coding sequence ATGAGCGTCTCGCTTTTTACCGCGCGCGTTCTCGTCGACGAGCTCCTCCGCGGCGGCGTCCGCGACGTGTGCATCGCACCGGGCTCGCGCTCGACATCGCTCGCTCTTGCCATGTCCGAGCAGTCGGAGCTCCGCTCGCACGTGCTGACCGACGAACGCAGCATGGGATTCTTCGCGCTCGGCATCGCGCGCGCGACGGCTGCACCGGTCGCCGTCGTGACGACGTCCGGAACCGCCGCTGCCAATCTGCTGCCGGCGGTCTGCGAATCGTCGCTCGGCGGCGGCGCGCTCGTTTTGCTGACCGCTGACCGGCCGCCCGAGCTTCGCGATTGCGCAGCGCCGCAGACCATCGACCAGTGCGGTCTGTTCGGCAGCCACGCGCGCTGGAGCTCGGACGTTCCGACGCTCGGCGAGACCGTGGAAGCCGCGCGCGTGCTGCGTTCGATCGCGTCGCGCGCGATCTGGTCAGCGAGGTCCGGAGCCGGGGGCCCTGTGCATCTGAACGTGCCGCTGCGCGAGCCGTTCACGGATCTCAGCTTCCCGTCGCGCGAACGCTATCCGGTCGCCGCACGCGACGGAGGCCGGCCGTTCACGAGCGTCTGCGGTCGCGTGTGTCCGGATACCGGCGAGCTCGATGCGATCGCGAGAGTGATGTCGACTGCGCGGCGCGGCGTCATCGTGTGCGCCGGCCCGGAGCTTCCGGCCGCCGAGATTGCGGCGCTTGCCGTCCGGCTCGGCTGGCCAATCGTTGCCGATCCGATGAGCGGGCTGCGCTTCGGCGCGCACGATCGCTCGCACGTGGTCGATGGCTGCGAGCCGCTGTTGCGCGACGAATCGCTGCGCGCGATGCTGCTACCCGACTGCATCCTTCGCTTCGGGCTGACGCCGGCGCCGCGGAGCCTTCAGCGCTGGCTCGAAGATGCGTGGCCTGCCGAGCATTTCGTCGTCACTCCGGATGCCGATGCGTGGCCGGATCCGTTTCGCGCGGCCAGCACGGTCGTGCGCTCCGGCCCGCGCGAATTTGCGGCCGGCCTTTCGAGCAGCCTTGCGGCACTCGCACCAGTCGCCGGCGGCGTCGCAATCGACGATGGCGGCCGCAGCGAATGGCTCGAACGCTGGAGGTCGCTCTCGCGCATTGCATCCGCTGCTCTCGATCACGCGTTCGTCCGCGAATCGGTACTGTTCGACGGCGTCGTGCTGCGTTCGGTCGTTTCCGTCCTGTCGGAGGCGGCCGCCAAAACCGGCGGCGCGAACCTCGTGATCGGCAACAGCATGCCGGTCCGCGATGCAGACGCGTTTGTCGTCTCGTCCGGCGTGCGCCTGCGCGTCCATGCCAGCCGCGGAGCAAGCGGGATCGACGGTGTGCTGTCGACCGCCTTGGGAATCGCCGCGGCTTCCAGCGACCCGACCGTGCTCGTGATCGGCGACGTCAGCCTGCTGCACGACGCGGCCGCTCTCGCGTTCGGCGCGCGCGAACGAATTCCGCTGCTGGTCGTCGTCGTCAACAACGACGGTGGCGGGATCTTCTCCTTCCTCCCGCTGCGCGAGCAACTCGAGGCGAGCTCCGACCGGACGGGCGTGTTCGAGCGCATGTTCACGACTCCGCACGGCACCGACTTCGAGCGCGTGAGCGGGCTCGGCGCGCAGTTCTTCGAGCGCGTCACCACACGCGATGCACTCGACGCGTCGCTCGCTCGCGGCGTTGCCGCAGCCGCCTGCGGTCCCGCCCTCGTCGAGGTCCGGACGGACGGCGATGCAGGCCGAACCGCTCATCTCGCCATCGTATCGTCCGTGCAGCGCGCGGCTCTCGAAGAGCTCGAACGCGCCGCGCGGACGTGCACATCCGACAGACAGCCGGGCCCGTCCCGCTGCAATGACGCGAATACCGGGACCGTCCCGTTTCCCGCAGGAGAATGA
- a CDS encoding isochorismate synthase, with protein sequence MISRPLRIRRELLAETATRDPLDAIELAPGEPAFYWRSDERDVEIAALGAVAVVESSGRTRFRDAIAQLESLRATIDDVDGDWPLAVGGFAFDDAAPGPTWTGFPPLRLFVPRMLWVRRGAVTRMIVAYAAGRAQTPASLLACNGVSPCDGRSTSFAAADEPASDWHRRVSSAVDAIRAGEIEKVVLARRHTARCRAPIALLVRALAEARPSCFTFLVRWNGRAFAGSSPERLLRLDQGRIDADALAGSAGRGHSAAHDEALARELLASPKDQREHRIVSDAIRDALAPFACEIDVPEQPVVQRLPEAHHLHTPIRARLAPGKTSHLLSIAERLHPTPAVCGAPREDACRRLAAEEPDRGWYGGGIGWIGASGDGELAVALRAALIDADAAHVWAGAGIVEGSSPEREFDETERKMASILPYFERGTNECAA encoded by the coding sequence ATGATCAGCCGTCCCCTGCGCATCCGCCGCGAGCTGCTCGCCGAGACCGCGACCCGCGATCCGCTCGACGCCATCGAGCTCGCGCCCGGCGAACCGGCGTTCTACTGGCGATCGGACGAGCGCGATGTCGAGATTGCTGCGCTCGGCGCAGTTGCCGTCGTCGAGTCGTCCGGACGCACGCGCTTCCGGGACGCCATTGCACAGCTCGAGTCGCTGCGCGCGACCATCGACGACGTCGACGGCGACTGGCCGCTTGCCGTCGGCGGGTTTGCGTTCGACGATGCCGCGCCCGGTCCGACATGGACGGGATTCCCGCCGCTGCGGCTGTTCGTGCCGCGCATGCTGTGGGTGCGGCGCGGCGCAGTCACCAGGATGATCGTCGCTTATGCGGCCGGCCGTGCGCAGACGCCGGCGTCGCTGCTCGCCTGCAACGGCGTCTCTCCTTGCGATGGCCGTTCCACGAGCTTCGCCGCCGCAGACGAGCCGGCAAGCGACTGGCATCGTCGCGTGAGCTCGGCAGTGGATGCGATTCGCGCCGGCGAGATCGAGAAGGTCGTGCTTGCACGTCGTCATACCGCCCGCTGCCGCGCGCCGATCGCGCTCCTCGTGCGTGCGCTCGCCGAGGCAAGACCGTCCTGCTTTACGTTCCTCGTGCGCTGGAACGGCCGCGCGTTTGCCGGTTCGAGCCCGGAGCGCCTGCTGCGTCTCGACCAGGGCCGCATCGACGCCGATGCTCTGGCGGGAAGCGCCGGTCGCGGCCACAGTGCCGCGCACGACGAAGCCCTCGCACGCGAGCTTCTCGCGTCACCGAAAGACCAGCGCGAGCATCGCATCGTCTCCGATGCGATCCGCGATGCGCTCGCGCCGTTCGCGTGCGAGATCGATGTCCCGGAGCAGCCGGTCGTTCAGCGGCTGCCGGAAGCGCATCACCTTCACACGCCGATCCGGGCGCGACTCGCACCCGGAAAAACGTCGCACCTGCTTTCGATTGCCGAGCGGCTGCATCCGACGCCCGCGGTCTGCGGCGCTCCGCGCGAGGATGCATGCCGGCGGCTCGCAGCCGAGGAGCCGGATCGCGGCTGGTACGGCGGCGGCATCGGCTGGATTGGCGCATCCGGAGACGGAGAGCTGGCCGTTGCGCTTCGCGCCGCGCTCATCGACGCCGACGCCGCACACGTCTGGGCCGGAGCCGGCATCGTCGAAGGCTCCTCACCCGAACGCGAGTTCGACGAAACCGAACGCAAGATGGCCAGCATCCTCCCGTACTTCGAACGCGGGACCAATGAATGCGCAGCATGA
- a CDS encoding ubiquinone/menaquinone biosynthesis methyltransferase has translation MTLPSPAEKAAVVEAMFDRIAPHYDRMNRLLTFGLDQKWRRRALDRIGVGADDLVLDVACGTGDFAEMCLARGAGVVATDYAARMLDHASLRGLAGLLVRGDAMRLPIRSGAFDAVVCGFALRNFASLAPAFGEMARVLRPGGRLAIVEVDRPENAAIRLGHSVYFDRVVPLVGSLLADRKAYSYLPESAVYLPPWPTMRTMLADAGFAAVDRESAMLGAVQIVTAVRVEQVQ, from the coding sequence GTGACGCTTCCCTCGCCCGCCGAAAAAGCCGCCGTCGTCGAAGCGATGTTCGACCGCATCGCGCCGCATTACGACCGCATGAACCGCTTGCTGACGTTCGGCCTCGACCAGAAATGGCGTCGCCGCGCGCTCGACAGGATCGGCGTCGGCGCCGATGACCTCGTGCTCGACGTCGCCTGCGGCACGGGAGACTTCGCCGAGATGTGCCTGGCCCGCGGCGCCGGCGTGGTCGCAACCGACTACGCGGCGCGCATGCTCGATCACGCGTCGCTTCGCGGCCTTGCCGGCCTGCTCGTGCGCGGCGATGCGATGCGGCTTCCGATTCGCAGCGGCGCATTCGATGCCGTCGTCTGCGGATTCGCGCTTCGCAACTTCGCGTCGCTCGCGCCGGCGTTTGGCGAAATGGCGCGCGTGCTGCGGCCGGGCGGCCGGCTCGCGATCGTCGAAGTGGACCGCCCGGAGAACGCCGCGATCCGTCTCGGGCATTCCGTGTATTTCGATCGCGTCGTGCCGCTCGTCGGCAGCCTGCTCGCCGATCGCAAGGCGTACTCGTACCTTCCGGAATCGGCCGTCTACCTTCCGCCGTGGCCGACGATGCGGACGATGCTCGCCGATGCCGGCTTCGCCGCCGTCGACCGAGAGAGCGCAATGCTCGGCGCCGTGCAGATCGTGACCGCCGTGCGCGTCGAGCAGGTTCAATGA
- a CDS encoding MerR family transcriptional regulator, whose amino-acid sequence MQYDVSDLAAAAGISVDTLRFYQSGGLLQPPARSGRKAVYTPEHLDRLRLIRSMASKGLSLKAIRLLLDRESGPAASDTALLAALEEETDGPAYSGDELARQLGVPPALIRSVEEAGLAEGQETDDGKRRYTEGDLAAARGAIRLLSYGFPLTKLLALAVRHDRAIRKTCDSAIDLFDDYVRKKRGADASADGGENGEQVAAAFRELLPLVTAVVAHHFQRVLVNQALRRLKKKGDATTLSYALKVAARTKLKVSWQ is encoded by the coding sequence ATGCAGTACGATGTTTCGGACCTTGCGGCGGCGGCCGGGATCTCGGTCGATACGCTGCGTTTCTATCAGTCTGGCGGGCTCTTACAGCCTCCGGCACGGTCCGGGCGAAAGGCCGTTTACACTCCGGAGCATCTCGACCGGCTGCGCCTGATCCGATCGATGGCGTCGAAAGGCCTGTCACTCAAGGCCATCCGGCTGCTGCTCGATCGCGAGTCCGGACCGGCCGCCAGCGACACTGCGCTGCTGGCCGCGCTCGAAGAAGAGACCGATGGACCCGCTTACTCAGGAGACGAGCTCGCCCGCCAGCTCGGCGTGCCCCCGGCCCTCATCCGTTCGGTCGAGGAGGCCGGCCTGGCCGAGGGCCAGGAGACCGACGACGGCAAGCGCCGCTACACCGAAGGTGACCTGGCCGCGGCCCGCGGCGCGATCCGGCTGCTGAGCTACGGATTCCCGCTGACGAAGCTGCTCGCGCTGGCCGTCCGGCACGACCGCGCGATCCGCAAGACCTGCGACAGCGCCATCGACCTGTTCGACGATTACGTCCGCAAGAAGCGCGGCGCGGACGCGTCCGCCGACGGCGGGGAAAACGGCGAGCAGGTGGCCGCAGCGTTCCGCGAGCTGCTCCCGCTGGTCACCGCGGTCGTCGCCCATCATTTCCAGCGCGTGCTCGTCAACCAGGCGCTTCGCCGCCTCAAGAAAAAGGGCGACGCGACGACGCTGTCGTATGCGCTCAAAGTCGCCGCGCGCACCAAGCTCAAGGTCAGTTGGCAGTGA